A single genomic interval of Chitinophaga sp. 180180018-3 harbors:
- a CDS encoding bifunctional helix-turn-helix transcriptional regulator/GNAT family N-acetyltransferase, with translation MDLGNPVVGEIRSFNRFYTGMIGLLNQHILESSLSLSEVRVLYEIGQSGKCTAGQLISTLKLDGGYLSRILRKLEKNGWLSRHQSTADGRTFFLQLNAAGRKALAALNEKSSQEISQLITPLSQTAQRKVTDAMKAIQSVLSAGEQPAVANDTDIRIRYTLEPGDVGYLIYMHGYLYARETGFNLEFEAYVCKTFYEFLPTYNPNKDRMFLAIADGRIIGSVAILGASRHQAQLRWFLIDPEYRGRGLGKMLLQEALSCCREKGYQKVYLMTTSLQETAAVLYKKAGFRKTGEKLLQQWGTELFEQRFELEL, from the coding sequence ATGGACTTGGGGAATCCAGTTGTAGGCGAGATTCGGAGCTTTAACCGGTTTTATACCGGCATGATCGGGTTGCTGAACCAGCATATCCTGGAAAGCAGCTTATCGCTTTCAGAAGTGAGGGTGTTGTATGAAATAGGGCAGTCGGGGAAATGCACAGCGGGGCAATTGATCAGCACCCTGAAGCTGGATGGGGGATACTTGAGCCGCATCCTGCGGAAGCTGGAAAAAAATGGATGGCTGAGCCGGCACCAGTCTACCGCCGACGGGCGTACGTTTTTTCTGCAGCTCAATGCCGCCGGCAGAAAAGCGCTGGCTGCACTAAACGAAAAATCCAGTCAGGAGATCAGTCAGCTGATTACCCCGCTTTCCCAAACAGCGCAAAGGAAAGTGACGGATGCCATGAAAGCCATACAGTCCGTACTTTCGGCAGGAGAGCAGCCGGCAGTTGCGAATGATACGGATATCCGTATCCGTTATACACTGGAACCGGGGGATGTTGGATACCTGATTTACATGCACGGATATCTGTATGCCCGTGAAACAGGATTTAACCTGGAGTTTGAGGCATATGTCTGCAAAACATTCTATGAATTCCTGCCCACTTACAATCCTAACAAAGACCGTATGTTTCTGGCCATCGCTGATGGTCGCATTATCGGGTCGGTAGCAATATTAGGGGCATCCCGTCATCAGGCGCAGCTGCGCTGGTTCCTGATTGATCCGGAATACAGGGGAAGGGGATTGGGCAAAATGTTGTTGCAGGAAGCGCTCAGCTGCTGCCGCGAAAAAGGGTACCAGAAGGTATACCTGATGACCACCAGTTTACAGGAAACAGCTGCCGTTCTCTATAAGAAGGCCGGCTTCCGCAAAACAGGTGAAAAGCTCCTGCAACAATGGGGAACAGAATTATTCGAACAACGCTTCGAGCTGGAACTATAG